One region of Pogona vitticeps strain Pit_001003342236 chromosome 1, PviZW2.1, whole genome shotgun sequence genomic DNA includes:
- the THSD1 gene encoding thrombospondin type-1 domain-containing protein 1 isoform X2 yields MKQMLKDFSNLLLVVLCDYESWSLWQAWTPCSVTCGDGIRERYRECLTSLPVLTEQECVGRHREASLCSLEECTTTRSPPITPLHNDQRATNNLVTVTGISLCLSIIFATILITLWRKLCRTQKCSTPVRCDSAHSPGFRKNSDEEDICQEGQRGDSFSEREAPCSPHEEPDRPLNLRCLHFAQEEGSSANESFQSGAQKIIPPIFSYRLAQQQLKEMKKKGLTEATKVYHVSQNPLTDTVNAENQEAVGASKFRIKSPFLEQPPGHPQLPGNRPSSMVGFALSAVEPTWSPTQSLIKRSHPRYLDYKAEPSERSYLRSSQFRRTASFHEARKAKPFRKRSMSTLTPSQTPHYHCRARIWGSVPEEQHQSEPQSVKQNTIELDLYPSTALTTEVMTGGVQNPHRWEPLLGKQPDLPNNQQPLSQRLYADKPEQKRNRGSPLLSSGDPWRKEPAGASLKNTHQRDVLSPAQYRKSKCQSFPSDPEYHFYDNSTFGLTESEQQMIDLPGYFGSNEDGEMSTLSIENLVI; encoded by the exons ATGAAACAGATGCTGAAAGATTTTTCAAATCTGTTGCTAGTCGTGCTCTGTGATTATG AATCCTGGAGCCTATGGCAGGCCTGGACCCCATGTAGCGTGACATGTGGGGATGGCATCCGCGAGCGTTATCGAGAATGCCTCACATCTCTCCCAGTCCTGACAGAACAAGAGTGTGTGGGGAGGCATCGGGAAGCATCTCTGTGCTCTTTGGAGGAATGCACTA CCACAAGGTCTCCACCCATCACACCCTTGCACAATGATCAGAGAGCCACCAATAATCTGGTCACTGTTACTGGTATCTCCTTGTGTTTATCCATCATATTTGCAACAATCCTTATCACCCTATGGAGGAAGCTTTGCAGGACCCAGAAATGTAGCACCCCTGTGCGCTGCGACTCTGCCCACTCCCCCGGCTTCAGGAAGAACTCCGATGAAGAGGATATCTGCCAAGAGGGGCAGCGGGGAGACAGCTTTTCTGAGAGAGAAGCCCCTTGTTCACCGCACGAGGAACCCGATAGGCCTTTGAATCTGAGATGCCTTCATTTCGCTCAAGAAGAAGGTTCTTCTGCTAATGAGAGCTTTCAGTCCGGTGCTCAGAAAATAATCCCCCCCATTTTCAGCTACCGCCTCGCACAGCAGCAGCTGAAGGAGATGAAGAAGAAGGGCCTCACAGAAGCAACCAAGGTTTACCATGTTTCTCAGAACCCTTTGACAGACACGGTGAATGCCGAAAACCAGGAGGCTGTGGGTGCAAGCAAGTTCAGAATAAAGTCTCCCTTTTTGGAGCAACCACCCGGTCACCCCCAATTACCAGGCAACAGGCCCAGTTCTATGGTGGGCTTTGCGCTATCAGCAGTTGAACCCACCTGGAGCCCTACGCAGTCTCTAATTAAAAGAAGTCACCCCAGATACCTTGATTACAAGGCAGAGCCATCAGAGAGAAGCTACTTGAGAAGCTCCCAGTTCAGAAGAACAGCTAGTTTTCATGAAGCTCGAAAAGCCAAGCCATTCCGGAAAAGAAGCATGTCCACGCTTACACCAAGTCAGACTCCTCATTACCACTGCAGAGCCAGAATATGGGGTTCTGTCCCTGAAGAACAGCATCAGTCTGAACCTCAAAGTGTCAAGCAGAATACTATAGAGCTTGACCTGTATCCCAGCACTGCTTTAACTACCGAGGTGATGACCGGTGGGGTGCAGAATCCCCATAGATGGGAACCACTTCTGGGGAAACAGCCAGATCTTCCTAATAATCAACAGCCTTTGTCCCAAAGGCTCTATGCTGATAAACCAGagcagaaaagaaacagaggCAGCCCCTTGCTAAGTTCTGGGGATCCCTGGAGGAAAGAACCTGCCGGAGCGTCTCTAAAAAACACTCACCAAAGAGATGTTCTCAGCCCCGCCCAGTACAGGAAGAGCAAATGCCAGAGCTTCCCATCTGATCCTGAGTATCATTTCTATGACAACAGTACCTTTGGGTTGACTGAATCAGAACAGCAAATGATTGACCTGCCAGGCTATTTTGGCTCTAATGAAGATGGTGAAATGAGTACTTTAAGTATTGAAAACCTGGTGATCTGA
- the THSD1 gene encoding thrombospondin type-1 domain-containing protein 1 isoform X1 gives MKQMLKDFSNLLLVVLCDYVLGTVEYLLLEQPTHVALSNGTVSVGLQNYDGSNVTWRNLSVLLTDASTNQTVAKKQLTQGQGRDLVTFECFHFKRAGNYSFKIVSEFINGTHPQWNRKSIPLTVEWPVFHFDLRRTSESLGTSLQLVLFTDAYLCPRNETAISLDIILTSSFYELETLIMKETVGMRTRKKLDLFRSQLVTFDCQLASQEPFVAVLLKAVETNSVIASTGPVNLVRKFGYKLVLPEEIVCESSIMVSVLPPPCTSAAGRITVLKYHLGPLGKRALKLHESIVNPEDKRIAFNCTLFDKGTHKYCFEFRQLDQHDSALRAKECVLIQRNVESWSLWQAWTPCSVTCGDGIRERYRECLTSLPVLTEQECVGRHREASLCSLEECTTTRSPPITPLHNDQRATNNLVTVTGISLCLSIIFATILITLWRKLCRTQKCSTPVRCDSAHSPGFRKNSDEEDICQEGQRGDSFSEREAPCSPHEEPDRPLNLRCLHFAQEEGSSANESFQSGAQKIIPPIFSYRLAQQQLKEMKKKGLTEATKVYHVSQNPLTDTVNAENQEAVGASKFRIKSPFLEQPPGHPQLPGNRPSSMVGFALSAVEPTWSPTQSLIKRSHPRYLDYKAEPSERSYLRSSQFRRTASFHEARKAKPFRKRSMSTLTPSQTPHYHCRARIWGSVPEEQHQSEPQSVKQNTIELDLYPSTALTTEVMTGGVQNPHRWEPLLGKQPDLPNNQQPLSQRLYADKPEQKRNRGSPLLSSGDPWRKEPAGASLKNTHQRDVLSPAQYRKSKCQSFPSDPEYHFYDNSTFGLTESEQQMIDLPGYFGSNEDGEMSTLSIENLVI, from the exons ATGAAACAGATGCTGAAAGATTTTTCAAATCTGTTGCTAGTCGTGCTCTGTGATTATG TACTGGGAACGGTGGAATATCTTCTCTTGGAGCAACCAACGCACGTAGCTTTAAGCAACGGCACAGTATCCGTAGGGTTGCAGAATTATGATGGGAGCAATGTGACATGGAGAAACCTCTCCGTCTTGCTCACGGATGCCAGCACCAACCAAACAGTTGCAAAGAAGCAACTTACGCAAGGCCAGGGCCGTGATCTGGTCACCtttgaatgttttcattttaagaGGGCTGGGAACTACAGTTTCAAAATAGTTTCTGAATTCATCAATGGTACTCATCCCCAGTGGAACAGAAAGAGTATCCCACTGACGGTGGAGTGGCCTGTATTTCACTTTGATTTGAGGAGGACTTCAGAAAGCCTTGGGACTTCGCTTCAGCTTGTGCTCTTTACAGATGCCTATTTATGTCCACGGAATGAGACTGCGATTTCTTTAGATATAATACTGACCAGCAGTTTTTATGAGTTAGAAACACTAATCATGAAAGAGACTGTGGGAATGAGAACTAGGAAAAAACTTGATCTGTTTAGGTCCCAGTTGGTGACATTTGACTGCCAGTTGGCTAGCCAAGAGCCATTCGTTGCTGTGTTGCTGAAAGCAGTAGAGACCAATTCAGTCATTGCTTCAACAGGACCTGTAAATCTTGTGCGCAAATTTGGCTACAAATTAGTTCTGCCAGAAGAAATTGTATGTGAATCTTCAATCATGGtttctgttcttcctcctccgTGTACTTCTGCTGCTGGACGCATTACTGTGTTAAAGTATCATCTTGGGCCTTTGGGTAAAAGGGCATTAAAGCTACACGAAAGCATCGTGAATCCGGAGGACAAGAGGATAGCATTCAACTGCACCCTGTTTGACAAAGGCACACACAAATACTGCTTTGAATTTAGGCAGCTGGACCAACATGATTCTGCACTGAGAGCAAAAGAATGTGTGCTCATCCAAAGGAATGTTG AATCCTGGAGCCTATGGCAGGCCTGGACCCCATGTAGCGTGACATGTGGGGATGGCATCCGCGAGCGTTATCGAGAATGCCTCACATCTCTCCCAGTCCTGACAGAACAAGAGTGTGTGGGGAGGCATCGGGAAGCATCTCTGTGCTCTTTGGAGGAATGCACTA CCACAAGGTCTCCACCCATCACACCCTTGCACAATGATCAGAGAGCCACCAATAATCTGGTCACTGTTACTGGTATCTCCTTGTGTTTATCCATCATATTTGCAACAATCCTTATCACCCTATGGAGGAAGCTTTGCAGGACCCAGAAATGTAGCACCCCTGTGCGCTGCGACTCTGCCCACTCCCCCGGCTTCAGGAAGAACTCCGATGAAGAGGATATCTGCCAAGAGGGGCAGCGGGGAGACAGCTTTTCTGAGAGAGAAGCCCCTTGTTCACCGCACGAGGAACCCGATAGGCCTTTGAATCTGAGATGCCTTCATTTCGCTCAAGAAGAAGGTTCTTCTGCTAATGAGAGCTTTCAGTCCGGTGCTCAGAAAATAATCCCCCCCATTTTCAGCTACCGCCTCGCACAGCAGCAGCTGAAGGAGATGAAGAAGAAGGGCCTCACAGAAGCAACCAAGGTTTACCATGTTTCTCAGAACCCTTTGACAGACACGGTGAATGCCGAAAACCAGGAGGCTGTGGGTGCAAGCAAGTTCAGAATAAAGTCTCCCTTTTTGGAGCAACCACCCGGTCACCCCCAATTACCAGGCAACAGGCCCAGTTCTATGGTGGGCTTTGCGCTATCAGCAGTTGAACCCACCTGGAGCCCTACGCAGTCTCTAATTAAAAGAAGTCACCCCAGATACCTTGATTACAAGGCAGAGCCATCAGAGAGAAGCTACTTGAGAAGCTCCCAGTTCAGAAGAACAGCTAGTTTTCATGAAGCTCGAAAAGCCAAGCCATTCCGGAAAAGAAGCATGTCCACGCTTACACCAAGTCAGACTCCTCATTACCACTGCAGAGCCAGAATATGGGGTTCTGTCCCTGAAGAACAGCATCAGTCTGAACCTCAAAGTGTCAAGCAGAATACTATAGAGCTTGACCTGTATCCCAGCACTGCTTTAACTACCGAGGTGATGACCGGTGGGGTGCAGAATCCCCATAGATGGGAACCACTTCTGGGGAAACAGCCAGATCTTCCTAATAATCAACAGCCTTTGTCCCAAAGGCTCTATGCTGATAAACCAGagcagaaaagaaacagaggCAGCCCCTTGCTAAGTTCTGGGGATCCCTGGAGGAAAGAACCTGCCGGAGCGTCTCTAAAAAACACTCACCAAAGAGATGTTCTCAGCCCCGCCCAGTACAGGAAGAGCAAATGCCAGAGCTTCCCATCTGATCCTGAGTATCATTTCTATGACAACAGTACCTTTGGGTTGACTGAATCAGAACAGCAAATGATTGACCTGCCAGGCTATTTTGGCTCTAATGAAGATGGTGAAATGAGTACTTTAAGTATTGAAAACCTGGTGATCTGA